The following are encoded together in the Roseivirga misakiensis genome:
- a CDS encoding ion transporter, with protein MANTLKRRLFIIIFGTDTPAGRAFDIALLIAILISIFAVMLESVESLEEKFGHIFRIVEWVLTGAFTLEYLTRVYVTDRKSQYIFSFYGLIDLLSLLPTYLSLIFTGTQYLLIIRALRLLRVFRILKLGRYVGEGEQLMRALRSSRHKITVFMGTVITLVVIMGTVMYLVEGGENGFTSIPKSIYWAIVTLTTVGYGDIAPQTVLGQSIASFVMILGYAIIAVPTGIVTVALGKEKDKQALLACSNCQETGHAEDAIHCKFCGEKLLHE; from the coding sequence ATGGCCAATACGCTTAAAAGAAGACTTTTTATCATCATCTTCGGTACGGATACACCTGCCGGTAGAGCCTTCGATATTGCTTTATTGATTGCAATACTAATCAGCATTTTCGCTGTAATGCTGGAAAGTGTCGAATCCCTAGAAGAAAAGTTTGGGCACATCTTTAGGATTGTTGAGTGGGTTTTAACTGGCGCTTTCACCCTTGAATATCTGACACGGGTTTACGTAACCGATCGCAAAAGCCAATATATTTTCAGTTTCTACGGACTGATTGATCTATTGTCCTTACTCCCAACCTATTTGAGTCTAATTTTCACTGGAACACAATACTTACTCATTATTCGGGCGCTTCGCCTGCTTCGTGTATTCAGAATCTTAAAACTGGGCCGTTATGTCGGAGAAGGGGAACAATTGATGCGCGCCCTCCGCTCTAGCCGACATAAAATCACAGTTTTTATGGGTACAGTGATCACCTTGGTTGTAATAATGGGTACCGTAATGTACCTAGTAGAAGGAGGTGAAAACGGTTTTACGAGTATTCCTAAGAGTATCTATTGGGCGATCGTGACCTTAACAACTGTCGGGTATGGAGATATAGCACCTCAAACCGTTTTAGGCCAGAGCATTGCCTCTTTTGTGATGATCCTTGGCTATGCCATCATTGCCGTTCCAACGGGTATTGTTACCGTAGCTCTGGGCAAGGAAAAAGACAAACAAGCATTACTAGCTTGTTCCAATTGCCAAGAAACCGGCCACGCCGAAGATGCCATCCACTGTAAATTTTGTGGTGAAAAGCTCCTTCATGAGTAA
- the trhA gene encoding PAQR family membrane homeostasis protein TrhA, which translates to MSKKIKLDLYSPQEELANAITHAFGIIGGLIGLILTLSNRSTNEVNVTWSGVIFFLSVIFLYTASTIYHSVSGKKIKYLFKQLDHIGIYILIAGTFTPFAWGILGNDVSGQNMIMAVWLIALAGILFKVFYTGKFEAISLISYVGMGWLGFLMFDDITQYLGREVVDLMLYGGIFYTSGIIFYLMRKLKYHHAIWHLFVLCGTGFHTWAILKHVIRI; encoded by the coding sequence ATGAGTAAGAAAATTAAGTTAGACCTTTACTCACCTCAAGAAGAACTCGCCAACGCTATCACGCATGCTTTCGGCATAATAGGTGGTTTAATTGGCTTAATACTTACTTTATCAAACAGAAGTACCAATGAAGTAAATGTTACTTGGAGTGGCGTAATTTTCTTTTTGAGTGTTATTTTTCTCTATACAGCATCCACAATTTATCATAGTGTTAGTGGTAAGAAGATAAAGTACTTGTTTAAGCAACTAGATCATATCGGTATCTATATTTTGATCGCGGGGACCTTTACGCCTTTTGCTTGGGGAATTCTTGGAAACGATGTTTCTGGCCAAAATATGATCATGGCTGTTTGGCTGATCGCTTTGGCAGGGATCCTTTTTAAAGTGTTCTATACGGGCAAATTTGAAGCAATTTCTCTAATCTCCTATGTTGGAATGGGCTGGTTAGGCTTTCTAATGTTCGATGATATTACCCAATACCTGGGCAGAGAGGTAGTTGATTTAATGCTTTATGGAGGCATTTTTTATACTTCTGGCATCATTTTCTATCTGATGAGGAAACTCAAGTATCATCACGCCATCTGGCACTTGTTTGTGCTTTGTGGAACAGGGTTTCACACCTGGGCTATCTTAAAACACGTTATTCGTATTTAA
- a CDS encoding RluA family pseudouridine synthase, whose amino-acid sequence MSEAFEEEELFEHHRIVCDAGQEPYRVDKFLMDRLPNVTRNKVQQGIKDGFVKVNGKEIKPNYKVHPNDEIVVALPEPPRETELIPEDIPLNIIYEDADVLIVNKEPGMVVHPAYNNWSGTLVNALVHHFQQLPTMKDNEGRPGLVHRIDKDTSGLLVIAKTENAMSSLAKQFFDHSIERTYYALVWGVPKDAEGTINVNLGRSEKDRRVTVAIEDGSRGRTAITHYKVIKELRYVSLIKCNLETGRTHQIRAHFKYLGHPLFNDATYGGNVLLKGTQFSKYKAFVDNAFKLMPRQALHAKSLGFVHPKTGKHVQFESDLPDDFVSVLNKWEHYVKYE is encoded by the coding sequence ATGAGCGAAGCGTTCGAGGAAGAAGAATTATTTGAACATCACAGAATTGTCTGCGATGCAGGTCAGGAGCCTTATCGGGTTGATAAGTTTTTGATGGACCGTTTACCGAATGTAACGCGGAATAAGGTTCAACAAGGCATTAAGGACGGTTTTGTAAAAGTCAACGGCAAGGAAATCAAACCAAATTATAAGGTGCACCCAAATGATGAGATTGTAGTTGCCTTGCCAGAGCCTCCTCGAGAAACGGAACTGATTCCAGAAGATATTCCACTAAATATCATTTATGAAGATGCTGATGTACTGATCGTAAATAAGGAGCCAGGCATGGTGGTACATCCTGCATATAATAATTGGTCTGGTACGTTGGTCAACGCATTGGTTCATCATTTTCAGCAATTGCCAACGATGAAGGATAATGAAGGCCGCCCGGGTCTTGTGCACCGAATTGATAAAGATACTTCTGGATTACTGGTGATTGCTAAAACCGAAAATGCGATGAGTTCTTTAGCCAAGCAGTTTTTCGATCATAGTATTGAACGAACCTATTATGCATTGGTGTGGGGTGTTCCAAAAGATGCAGAAGGCACCATTAATGTAAATCTTGGTCGTAGCGAAAAGGATAGAAGAGTTACGGTGGCCATAGAAGATGGGTCTAGAGGAAGAACAGCCATTACACATTATAAGGTTATTAAAGAATTGAGGTATGTGTCCCTGATTAAGTGTAATCTCGAAACGGGTAGAACTCATCAAATAAGAGCACATTTTAAATATTTGGGTCACCCGCTTTTCAATGATGCGACTTATGGTGGCAATGTTTTGCTAAAAGGGACACAGTTTTCAAAGTATAAAGCTTTCGTTGACAATGCTTTTAAACTTATGCCAAGGCAAGCACTTCATGCGAAATCGCTGGGTTTTGTGCATCCAAAAACTGGAAAACATGTACAATTTGAGTCAGATCTGCCAGATGATTTTGTCAGTGTTCTAAATAAATGGGAGCATTACGTTAAATACGAATAA
- a CDS encoding 1-aminocyclopropane-1-carboxylate deaminase/D-cysteine desulfhydrase, giving the protein MEISPAPVQQIHEPLFEQKGVQVFIKREDLTHPVVSGNKWRKLKYNLQAAKEQQHDTLLTFGGAYSNHIHAVAGAGKAFGFKTIGIIRGEETLPLNHTLTYAKSCGMELRYMDRATYRLKNSLEVKHNLLSAFGKFYLIPEGGTNALAIKGCEEIVEDLSETYDYYTLGVGTGGTISGLIASLKGLNQVIGFSSLKGDFLTQEVENLLVDYNGREYKNWQINNDFHFGGYAKIKPEFLSFIKSFEDQHGILLDPVYTGKSLYGLYQLINKDYFGRGTRILFIHTGGLQGRSGFGI; this is encoded by the coding sequence ATGGAAATTAGTCCTGCTCCTGTTCAACAAATTCATGAGCCACTTTTTGAGCAAAAGGGTGTACAAGTCTTTATAAAGAGGGAAGACTTAACCCATCCTGTGGTATCGGGAAACAAATGGCGAAAGCTTAAATACAACCTTCAGGCTGCTAAGGAACAACAACATGATACTCTTCTCACTTTCGGCGGGGCTTACTCTAATCATATTCATGCCGTTGCCGGAGCTGGAAAGGCATTCGGCTTTAAAACGATCGGCATAATTCGTGGCGAAGAAACACTACCCCTGAATCATACGCTTACCTACGCTAAGTCTTGTGGTATGGAATTAAGGTACATGGATCGTGCTACCTATCGGTTGAAAAACTCTTTAGAAGTAAAGCATAATTTACTTTCAGCATTCGGTAAATTCTATCTTATCCCTGAAGGTGGAACCAACGCTCTGGCTATCAAAGGATGCGAAGAGATTGTTGAAGACTTATCAGAAACATATGACTATTATACACTTGGTGTGGGTACAGGCGGTACTATTTCAGGGCTTATAGCATCACTTAAAGGCCTAAACCAAGTTATTGGGTTTTCGTCGCTGAAAGGGGATTTTTTGACCCAAGAAGTCGAAAATCTATTGGTCGATTACAATGGGCGTGAGTACAAGAACTGGCAGATCAACAACGATTTTCACTTTGGGGGCTATGCTAAGATAAAACCTGAATTTCTTTCATTTATAAAGTCCTTTGAGGATCAACATGGCATTTTGCTAGACCCAGTTTATACGGGTAAATCTCTTTATGGGCTTTATCAACTTATCAACAAGGACTATTTTGGACGCGGTACCAGAATATTATTCATACATACTGGCGGACTGCAAGGAAGGTCTGGCTTTGGAATTTGA
- a CDS encoding DM13 domain-containing protein, translated as MKIISTFILLVSISFLNIQEVKYQGEWDNYSRWTTFEGSWKIIKSDNGHKLVLGDDFEAKKAPDLKIFLSKAKLDDIESKNALKIGEPVLVAKLTAYKGKATYDIPASIDVSKYQTIMVHCEEYSKFWGGSALK; from the coding sequence ATGAAGATCATTTCAACATTCATATTACTCGTTTCAATTTCTTTTCTGAATATCCAAGAAGTCAAATACCAGGGTGAATGGGATAATTACAGTCGATGGACGACTTTTGAAGGAAGCTGGAAAATCATCAAATCAGATAATGGGCATAAGTTAGTGTTGGGAGATGATTTTGAGGCGAAAAAAGCGCCAGACCTAAAAATATTTTTATCCAAAGCGAAGTTGGACGACATAGAAAGCAAAAATGCGTTGAAAATTGGTGAGCCCGTTTTAGTAGCCAAGCTTACCGCTTACAAGGGAAAAGCAACCTATGATATTCCTGCCTCGATTGATGTTTCGAAATATCAAACCATTATGGTGCACTGCGAAGAGTATAGTAAATTTTGGGGTGGATCGGCACTCAAATAA
- the radA gene encoding DNA repair protein RadA, whose protein sequence is MAKVKSTYICQNCGANSAKWIGKCPSCNEWNTYVEEVIEKTDPAKTSWRDDAAPTTRQKPVNVKEIEKGSERRLVTKDIELNRVLGGGIVAGSLVLIGGEPGIGKSTLMLQVALSASNTKVLYVSGEESQQQIKMRAERIGVGTDNCFILSETSTQNIFSQVKEMSPQVLVIDSIQTLHTNRIESAAGSVSQVRECTGELMKFAKETNTPVFLVGHITKDGSIAGPKILEHMVDTVLQFEGDRHLTYRILRTIKNRFGSTSELGIYEMQETGLRQVSNPSEILISQRAEDLPGVAIGATIEGNRPLMIEIQSLVSTAAYGTPQRSATGFDAKRLNMLLAVLEKRGGLRFNAQDVFLNVAGGIRIEEPALDLAVCASLVSSYHDIPISEKVAFAAEVGLGGEIRAVNRIESRISEAEKLGFEIIYISRYNTKGLDLKNTKITIKPFGKLKDVFEDLMG, encoded by the coding sequence ATGGCCAAAGTAAAAAGTACATATATCTGCCAGAATTGTGGTGCAAACTCGGCCAAGTGGATTGGTAAATGCCCCTCTTGCAACGAATGGAATACATACGTGGAGGAGGTTATAGAGAAAACCGATCCTGCAAAGACCTCGTGGAGAGATGATGCGGCTCCTACAACGCGACAAAAACCAGTGAACGTCAAGGAAATCGAGAAGGGTTCCGAGCGTCGGTTGGTCACGAAAGACATTGAGTTAAATCGAGTTTTGGGCGGTGGAATTGTTGCAGGTTCACTGGTCCTAATTGGCGGAGAACCTGGCATAGGTAAATCTACGTTGATGCTCCAAGTGGCATTAAGCGCCTCTAATACGAAAGTCCTTTATGTTTCTGGAGAAGAAAGCCAGCAACAAATAAAAATGAGGGCAGAACGCATCGGAGTTGGTACCGACAATTGCTTTATTCTGTCGGAAACGAGCACGCAAAATATTTTCAGTCAGGTGAAGGAAATGTCGCCACAAGTATTGGTGATAGATTCCATCCAAACGCTACACACAAACCGCATAGAATCTGCCGCCGGCTCAGTTTCTCAGGTAAGGGAATGCACGGGTGAACTGATGAAATTTGCCAAAGAAACCAATACCCCGGTTTTTTTAGTGGGCCATATCACTAAGGATGGAAGTATTGCAGGCCCAAAAATCTTGGAGCATATGGTAGATACCGTCCTCCAATTTGAGGGAGATAGACATCTTACCTATCGAATACTTAGAACAATCAAGAATCGATTTGGCTCTACCTCTGAATTAGGGATATATGAGATGCAAGAAACGGGATTGAGACAAGTTTCAAACCCCTCGGAAATTTTAATATCTCAGCGTGCCGAAGATCTACCTGGGGTGGCGATCGGTGCCACTATTGAGGGTAATCGACCCTTAATGATAGAAATTCAGTCGCTGGTTAGTACGGCAGCATATGGAACACCACAGCGAAGTGCCACAGGCTTTGACGCTAAAAGATTGAATATGCTCTTGGCAGTCTTGGAAAAACGGGGAGGATTAAGGTTCAACGCCCAAGATGTCTTTTTAAATGTGGCTGGAGGCATTAGAATTGAGGAACCCGCATTAGACTTAGCCGTATGTGCCTCCTTAGTTAGCTCATATCACGATATACCCATTTCCGAGAAAGTGGCTTTTGCCGCAGAGGTTGGCTTAGGCGGAGAAATTCGTGCTGTCAACAGAATAGAGAGTCGAATTTCCGAGGCAGAAAAACTTGGATTTGAGATCATCTATATATCTAGATACAATACAAAAGGACTGGATCTGAAGAACACCAAAATCACTATAAAGCCCTTCGGAAAACTCAAGGATGTTTTTGAGGACCTAATGGGCTAG
- a CDS encoding DEAD/DEAH box helicase, whose protein sequence is MKVSTAQPFQLIYSLFQHEYLGYLFESFVIQLDEKGRLTLQHQNISSKNAKEFGKDLDDADYELIKLMDEMQQESIVLKFYKQKVKPAEFFFKVYDKEKGDKALQETIHQYLEHRRAKILDLLDGKMIFEMGRDGEPTWKQIQWEKEKATVLFHFRRNEENTHYFPTMKHQGEKLEWQYNGSYLICHEPAWLIVGNKLLRFAKNVDGKKLKPFLNKKFIVVPRKVEETYYQKFVTQLVASFDVYAKGFDINTERYPVKPVISFSELVQTTNGELFDKKGQSNDPNTDESKILFKIGFDYGPYQFGYEPAPNSSVKLEKQGDNYVFHKVRRDGDHEIEIVKKLQESGLKFQNGRVSMSRGKAFTWLNENTELLEAYDISVRQTDDERKKYFIGESSLEIKVNESIDWFDIHAIVRFGDYEIPFKELRKLINKKTKEITLPNGQIAVIPDAWLTDYAELFAFMEEDDSNQNLRLKKHHLSLIQDLTNGKLAQVTMDRKLQKLHGFEEIDDYELPAAFKGELRPYQKAGYNWMRFLADYSFGGCLADDMGLGKTVQTLALLQSQKKEGVISPSLLIMPTSLIYNWQIEASKFTPNLKTLVYTGVNRNKDPETFADYDLVITSYGITRIDIDILNTFYFNYIILDESQAIKNPDSRIAKSVGKLKSRHRLILTGTPLENSTMDLWSQLSFINPGLLGNEKYFKNEFQLPIEKKQDVEKTRKLNVIIKPFILRRQKSQVAKDLPEKIEHIKYSEMSAEQAEKYEEVKSFYRNKILETIEQSGIKKSQLLLLQGLTKLRQIANHPQMVEPEYEGESGKLEDIQYMIESALSEGHKILIFSQFVKHLSIVKSYFDEKGMAYAYLDGTTKDRQGQVDKFQNNKDIKLFLISLRAGGLGLNLTEADYVFLLDPWWNPAIEEQAVDRAHRIGQKNTVFTYKFITRNTVEEKILALQKNKLKLASDLITTEESFIKKLTSSDISELLA, encoded by the coding sequence ATGAAGGTCTCAACAGCTCAACCGTTCCAACTTATCTACTCACTATTTCAGCATGAGTATCTCGGCTATTTGTTCGAGTCTTTTGTGATTCAGCTTGACGAAAAAGGACGGCTCACCTTACAACACCAAAACATTTCCTCTAAAAACGCCAAAGAGTTCGGTAAAGATCTAGACGATGCCGACTACGAGTTAATCAAACTCATGGATGAAATGCAGCAAGAATCCATCGTCTTAAAATTTTACAAACAGAAAGTGAAGCCGGCTGAGTTTTTCTTTAAAGTTTACGATAAAGAGAAAGGTGATAAGGCCCTTCAAGAAACTATCCATCAATACCTAGAGCACCGAAGAGCGAAGATTTTAGACCTACTCGATGGTAAGATGATTTTTGAAATGGGTAGAGATGGCGAGCCTACCTGGAAACAAATACAATGGGAAAAAGAAAAGGCGACAGTTCTATTTCATTTTAGGAGAAATGAAGAGAATACGCACTATTTCCCAACAATGAAGCATCAAGGCGAGAAATTGGAATGGCAATACAATGGGTCCTACCTTATTTGTCATGAACCAGCTTGGCTGATCGTCGGCAATAAGCTGCTGCGCTTTGCCAAAAATGTGGATGGAAAGAAATTGAAGCCATTTCTAAATAAGAAATTCATTGTAGTCCCTAGAAAAGTAGAAGAGACATATTATCAGAAATTCGTGACCCAATTGGTCGCTTCCTTCGATGTTTATGCCAAAGGCTTTGACATTAATACGGAGAGATATCCCGTTAAACCAGTTATTTCTTTTTCAGAACTTGTTCAAACAACTAATGGAGAATTGTTCGATAAAAAAGGACAGTCTAATGATCCGAACACGGATGAAAGTAAGATTCTTTTTAAGATCGGTTTTGACTATGGTCCCTACCAATTTGGGTATGAGCCAGCCCCTAATTCTTCAGTAAAACTCGAAAAACAGGGTGATAACTATGTTTTTCACAAAGTAAGGCGAGATGGTGATCATGAAATTGAAATCGTTAAAAAGCTTCAAGAATCAGGATTGAAGTTTCAGAATGGTAGAGTTTCCATGTCGAGAGGTAAAGCATTTACTTGGCTCAACGAAAACACAGAATTACTCGAAGCATACGATATCAGTGTGCGCCAAACTGATGACGAAAGAAAGAAGTACTTCATCGGAGAGTCCTCACTTGAAATAAAGGTAAATGAAAGTATCGACTGGTTCGATATCCATGCGATTGTCAGGTTCGGGGACTATGAAATTCCATTCAAGGAACTTAGAAAGCTGATTAACAAAAAGACAAAGGAAATCACCCTTCCCAATGGGCAAATTGCCGTAATTCCAGACGCTTGGTTGACTGATTATGCTGAACTATTCGCCTTTATGGAAGAGGATGATAGTAATCAGAACCTACGGCTTAAAAAACACCACCTTTCCTTAATTCAAGACCTCACCAATGGTAAACTGGCCCAGGTTACTATGGATCGAAAACTGCAAAAGCTACATGGTTTTGAAGAGATCGACGATTATGAATTACCTGCAGCTTTCAAAGGAGAACTAAGGCCTTATCAAAAGGCAGGCTATAATTGGATGCGTTTTCTGGCCGATTACAGCTTTGGAGGCTGCTTAGCTGACGACATGGGGCTTGGAAAAACGGTACAGACGCTTGCCCTGCTCCAGTCACAGAAAAAGGAAGGAGTAATTTCTCCATCATTGCTCATTATGCCGACATCCTTGATTTACAATTGGCAAATTGAGGCCTCTAAATTTACCCCAAACCTCAAGACACTCGTTTACACGGGCGTCAATAGAAACAAAGATCCTGAAACCTTTGCTGACTACGACTTGGTGATCACATCCTATGGAATCACAAGAATTGATATCGATATCTTGAATACATTTTACTTCAACTATATCATTTTGGATGAGTCTCAAGCGATTAAGAATCCAGACTCACGCATTGCAAAGTCTGTAGGAAAACTAAAATCAAGGCACCGATTAATTCTAACGGGTACACCTTTAGAAAATAGTACCATGGATTTATGGTCCCAGTTGAGTTTTATTAACCCAGGTCTTTTAGGAAATGAAAAGTACTTTAAAAACGAGTTCCAACTACCGATCGAGAAGAAGCAAGACGTAGAAAAAACTCGAAAACTCAATGTTATCATAAAACCATTCATTCTCCGGCGGCAAAAGTCTCAAGTGGCAAAAGATCTACCAGAGAAAATTGAGCATATAAAGTATAGCGAAATGTCTGCCGAACAAGCAGAAAAGTATGAGGAGGTAAAGTCGTTTTACAGAAACAAAATTCTAGAAACAATCGAGCAAAGTGGTATTAAGAAATCACAACTTCTGCTACTCCAAGGTTTGACCAAACTCAGACAAATAGCGAACCACCCCCAGATGGTGGAGCCCGAATATGAAGGCGAATCAGGTAAGCTTGAAGATATTCAGTATATGATTGAGTCTGCCTTGAGCGAAGGGCATAAAATCCTAATATTCAGTCAGTTTGTTAAGCACCTGAGCATTGTGAAATCCTATTTTGACGAGAAAGGTATGGCTTACGCTTACTTAGATGGAACGACAAAGGATAGGCAAGGGCAGGTAGATAAATTTCAGAATAATAAAGACATCAAGTTGTTCTTGATTTCCTTGAGAGCAGGAGGCTTGGGACTCAATTTAACAGAGGCAGATTACGTTTTTCTGTTAGACCCTTGGTGGAACCCGGCTATCGAAGAGCAGGCAGTTGATAGAGCCCATAGAATAGGGCAAAAGAATACTGTATTTACTTATAAGTTCATTACAAGAAATACGGTAGAAGAAAAGATTCTAGCCCTACAAAAGAACAAACTAAAGTTAGCTTCTGATCTAATTACTACAGAAGAGAGCTTTATTAAAAAACTTACTTCATCAGATATTTCGGAGTTATTAGCCTAG
- a CDS encoding FtsX-like permease family protein, whose translation MNVSTFIAKRYFSSKKSKNFIQILSWVSMIGVAIGTMALIIVLSVFNGLEGVLRSVYQTFDPDLKIESVKGKSFEVDAAFLASLEKLEGVKSLAEVIEDNALVTYRDQQVVVRIKGIEDSYLQANKLDTFLIDGELKLTEGTDNFAILGAGVAYELGVLLDSDMYDVQIVYPKKVRPGTVTTGSPVRRVRVKPAAAFSVETAYDESLVLVPLRVAKRVMDYKNRRTSIELYLEDDASLRKVKSALKALLGTEFNVLDSDEQHAELLRAVKLEKLFVYIGLTFITLIASFNIFFSLSMLAIEKRRDIAVLFAAGATKQMVKGIFLKQGVIIGFVGCLAGLFLGLTFCILQHEYGIIGLGMSSSVVNSYPVKIVWLDFLWVGLSIFIITILTAYRPAVLASKVNPIAHLD comes from the coding sequence TTGAACGTATCAACATTCATAGCGAAGCGATACTTCTCCTCTAAAAAGTCAAAGAACTTTATTCAAATCCTCTCGTGGGTTTCAATGATCGGTGTGGCCATCGGAACTATGGCGCTGATTATTGTACTCTCCGTATTTAACGGGCTTGAAGGTGTTTTGCGATCGGTTTACCAGACTTTTGATCCAGATCTTAAAATTGAATCTGTAAAAGGCAAATCATTTGAAGTTGATGCGGCGTTTTTAGCGAGTTTGGAAAAACTAGAGGGTGTAAAGTCTTTGGCCGAAGTTATTGAAGACAACGCTTTAGTCACCTACAGAGATCAGCAGGTGGTAGTAAGAATTAAAGGTATAGAAGATAGCTATCTGCAAGCCAATAAACTCGACACCTTCCTGATTGATGGAGAATTAAAGCTAACCGAAGGCACAGACAACTTTGCCATTTTAGGTGCGGGCGTTGCTTATGAACTAGGCGTACTGTTGGATAGCGATATGTATGATGTCCAAATTGTTTACCCCAAAAAAGTAAGGCCAGGAACGGTTACAACAGGTAGCCCCGTTCGTAGAGTGCGAGTAAAACCAGCCGCTGCTTTTAGTGTGGAAACTGCCTATGATGAAAGCCTGGTGCTAGTACCGTTACGAGTAGCTAAACGGGTGATGGATTATAAAAATCGAAGAACCTCAATAGAGTTATATTTAGAGGATGACGCGAGCCTTAGAAAAGTCAAATCCGCCTTAAAAGCCCTATTAGGAACTGAATTCAATGTTTTGGACAGTGACGAACAACATGCCGAACTCCTGAGGGCAGTGAAGCTAGAAAAGCTTTTCGTATATATTGGGCTAACATTTATCACGCTGATTGCCTCGTTCAATATCTTCTTTTCACTCTCCATGCTAGCCATAGAAAAACGCCGAGACATTGCTGTCCTTTTTGCAGCAGGCGCTACAAAGCAGATGGTTAAAGGAATCTTCTTAAAACAAGGAGTGATTATAGGTTTTGTGGGCTGCTTAGCTGGTCTATTTCTTGGTTTAACCTTCTGTATTTTGCAGCATGAGTATGGTATCATAGGTTTGGGTATGTCCTCTTCAGTGGTAAATTCATATCCGGTGAAAATTGTCTGGTTAGACTTTTTATGGGTAGGATTGAGCATATTTATCATTACCATTCTTACCGCATATAGACCGGCTGTTTTAGCGTCTAAAGTGAATCCTATAGCGCATCTGGATTAA
- the rbfA gene encoding 30S ribosome-binding factor RbfA — protein sequence MAGSKRQQQFSKLIQKEVSHIFTQEFSAEFLGKLVTVTDVTMSPDLGLARLYISVFPINAAHSVIDFLNSVKPRIRGKLGRSIGKDVRVIPELAFFMDTTAETGSRMDSLIDSLDIPEETEPEED from the coding sequence ATGGCAGGTAGCAAAAGGCAACAGCAGTTTTCCAAACTCATTCAAAAAGAAGTAAGTCACATCTTTACACAAGAGTTTTCTGCGGAATTTTTAGGCAAGTTGGTCACAGTAACAGACGTTACCATGAGCCCTGATTTGGGGTTGGCTAGACTGTACATTAGCGTATTTCCAATTAACGCGGCACATAGTGTCATCGACTTCTTAAACAGTGTGAAACCGAGAATTAGAGGAAAACTTGGCCGTTCTATTGGCAAAGATGTAAGAGTAATTCCTGAACTGGCATTTTTCATGGATACTACAGCCGAAACAGGTTCACGAATGGACTCTTTAATCGATTCTCTTGATATTCCTGAAGAAACAGAACCTGAAGAGGATTGA
- the rpiB gene encoding ribose 5-phosphate isomerase B: MKKVGIGGDHAGFEYKEKVIVFLKAQGFEVTDFGPNTTDSVDYPDYIHPMATAIEEGDLDCGIAICGSGNGVCMTANKHQDIRAALVWNTELAALARQHNNANVVCIPARFVDYDLAEDMVKTFVSTDFEGGRHERRVNKISCQ, encoded by the coding sequence ATGAAAAAAGTTGGAATAGGTGGCGACCATGCCGGTTTTGAGTACAAAGAAAAGGTGATCGTTTTTCTAAAAGCGCAGGGTTTTGAAGTAACGGATTTTGGTCCAAATACGACTGATTCTGTTGATTATCCAGATTATATCCACCCTATGGCAACCGCCATTGAAGAGGGAGACCTTGATTGTGGCATAGCCATTTGCGGTAGTGGAAATGGTGTTTGTATGACGGCCAATAAACATCAAGATATTAGAGCCGCTTTGGTCTGGAATACCGAATTGGCGGCACTGGCAAGACAGCATAACAACGCGAACGTTGTTTGTATTCCTGCTCGTTTTGTGGATTACGATTTAGCAGAAGATATGGTTAAGACTTTTGTTTCTACCGACTTTGAAGGGGGTAGACATGAAAGGAGAGTGAATAAAATCAGCTGTCAATAA